In the Ricinus communis isolate WT05 ecotype wild-type chromosome 3, ASM1957865v1, whole genome shotgun sequence genome, TTTGCATGGATAGAGTAATATTTTTAGGTTTTGTTGTTAATTCTAAAGGTGTAGATGTTGATGAGGAAAGATGCAAGCAATTAAGGAATTTGAGCACTATCAACATTAGTGAAGTTAGGAATTTTTATGGTCTTACTAGTTTTTATATAAGGTTTACTAGGGACTTTAGTAGCATTGCCGCACTATTGAATGAGATTGTCAAGAAGAATATTCGGTTCAATTGGGGCGATGCACAAGAAAATGCTTCTAATTTGCTATAAGATAGATTGTGTAATGCTTCTTTGCTGAttttacctaactttgacAAAATCTTTAAGGTTAAATGTGATGCAAGAACAAAGACCCTACGCACATGCATTAGTGTTGGgctgttttgatgcaagaacaAAGGCcaaattactattttagtgaaaagctaAATGGTGCAGCACTTTGATACCCAACATATGACAAAGAACTCTATGCTTTGGTTCGTGCTTTGCATACATGGCAACACTACCTGTAGCCTAAGGAGTTTGTCATACATACAAATCATGAGAGTTTGAAGCATCGCAAGAGGCAAGACAAGTTGAACCAAAGACATGCAAAGTGGATGGATTTTATTGAGACATTCCCATATATGATCAAGTATAAGGAAGGTAAGGAGAATGTGGTCGCTGATGTATTATCCCGAAGGTATGCTTTGCTTAATACTCTTAATTCTAAATTGTTAGGTTTAGGGTTTATTAAAGAGTTGTATTTGAATTACAATGACTTTGGTATTGTGTTTAATACTTGTGCTAATGGGGCTGcctttaatgatttttatgtatttgatGGATATCTTTACAAAAAGAATCGCCTATGCATTTCTAGTTGTTCTATGTATGAGATACTTGTTAAAGAGGCACATGCGGGCGGTTTAATCGGTCATTTTAGGGTGCATAAGACTTATGACATCTTGATTGAACATTTCATTTCACCTTGCATGAAACGTGATGTGAATAACATGTGTGGTCGATGCATTGTAGGTTTAAAGACTAAGTCTAAATTGCAACCCTATAGGTTATATACTCCTTTGCCTATTCCTGATGTTCCTTGTACAAATTTATCTGTGAATTTTGTACGTGGATTGCCTAGGACTAGGAAGGGCCGACATAGTATATTTGTTCTTATGGATCGATTTAGTAAGATGGCTCACTTTATACCATGCCATAAAATAGATGATGCTACTTACATTGTTGAATTGCTTTATAGGGAATTTTGCGATTGCATGGAGTTCCAAGAACCATTGTAAGTGACAGGGATGTTAAATTCTTAAGTCAATTTTAGCATGTGTTATGGGTAAGTTAGGCATTATTGTATTATACTACTTGCCAAATCGAAGTTGTTAATAGAACTATGATTCAACTGCTtcattctttaatttctaggaATTTTCAATCTTGGTAGGATCTTTTGCCATATGTGGAGTTTGCATATAGTAGGGTTGTTCATAGGACTACACATTATTCTCCATTTAAAAttgtttatggttttaatccaTTAACTCTTATTGATATAGTTCCTTTGCCtcttaacaagcttgttagtgTTAATGGTTCTTCTAAGGCAGATTTGGTTAAAGGATTACATGAATAAGTTAAAGAGAGGATTGAGAAGCAAAATACTAGAGTAGCTGAAAGGGTTAACAAAGGAAGAAGGCCAATGGTGTTCCAACCTGGTGATTGGAACCagggtttgggtgcattttcacaaggaaaggtttccaaatcaaagaaagccAAAGCTAAGTCCAAGGGGTGATGGACCGTTTCAAGTACTTGAGAGGATCAACAATAATACTTAGAAAATTGATTTACAAGGTAAGTATAATGTGAATTGCACATTTAATGTTGTTGATTTGAGTCTCCTTCTAATGTATGTGATGAGTTTGATTCGAGGACAAATCATTCTAAAGAAGGAAGGAATGATATAGATCGGCCAAGGCTTAAAGATGTTGATTTGGTTAGGCTTGATGACAAGAGCAACAAGAAAGAATCAAGGAAGGATCATTAAGTGTACCACAAGGTCTAATTATAAGGTCAAGGGCCAAGAAGCTTCAAAAAGTCCTTAAATGGTTATATGTAAGAGTGGGCTGACAATGAAAGTCCAATAGAATTCGGTCCAAATGAAATTCCTAAAGAATGGACTTTGTTTAATGATCTTAAAATCCAAGTTTATGAAGGCTaaatgagatttatttaatgttCTTAAAGTCCAAGTTTATGAGGCTTTGTTTAGCTCTTACTATCCTATTTGGTTAGATATTAAAGTTTCCTAAGCTTATAAAGAAACTCATATTATATCAGATTAGTTAAGTAAGAGTTcttgatgcaaatcctacaaGCACAAGGAATTCTACTCCgactaggaatcctacttgAATTAGGAGTCCTAGTCCCACGAGGAGTCCTActccaactaggaatcctacttccaCTAGGAATCTTAGTCCCACGAGGAGTCCAACTCTAGCTtgaaatcctaatccaactaggattGTGCATGAACCACTCAAATATGATGGATCAATGACTAGAGCTCACATGAAGAATTTCAAGGATGCTTTAGGAGTGTTCATGAAGTAAGAGTTGAAGCTTGGGTTGAAGATCCAAAGTCTAAGTGAGATTAGGCTTAATCAAGACAATTGAcctcaagatactcttatcaacttaatttaatatatggaggcatgaacaagtcaaaataggctcaaaataaataagtcgAGCTAAttggagtccaatactcaagaatTGGCTGCTTATTACATGTTATTTAAGCCCAAATGTCATGTTTATATATGTGGGCTAGGGTTGGACGAATTTTTGGagtattttttcatttaaagaagtcttttaataggTAGGAGTATTATTTTGagttatccttttagtttaggagttctattcctagttttactgttatttgcttccttattattatagaattagtttttctaaggcctatataagttAGTACGAATTTCTATATAAAGTTGGTTGAATATTGTTTATATTAGAGtcaattctcttcttttgttctttatgaacttgttgaatttatcaagtgaaggcttgatattttataaaattagtttaatctaaacttttatttatattaaacaacctttaattgtttataattaaggttcttaagtacaaattatttaagggtcttattgggagttagagtttctttACTTGATTGGGTGAACGATCCTTGGTaaagacatcaacattgaatatggATTTGGCATAAGTTAGCCACGTTCTTATTAATTCTATTCTTCTTAGGACTTTGGATATGTCTTTAAAACATATCAAATTCGTATGTCATTTTTcagattatgattaattaaacttttactttctttcaagccaaaattgcttgtatcttgtatttttatttgaatgcaaagcttacttatcaaggagttgattTATCCTTGTGGCGTACTTGGaattaggttctaattcttgatcatcttacaCTCTGATTAGATGATCCTAGGGTTTGATTTCAAGTTGCTCTTTGGGTTTTCAAGTTAGTGATCCACAGGTTCATAAGGATTAAAGTTCTTGAAGGTTCTTTAACATTTGGTATAAGAGCTTTTAGCTCTTGAATCAGGTTACTTATCCttctttaatgttattttattgtgTTCTTTAGGTTTCCAAGTAGTTTGATTCGTTTATTGATAACAATCTTGATTGCCGCTTCGACGCACTTTCTCTCAATAGTGGTGTTTATGCTGTCTggataaaaccaaaccatcatactagacaaagagtagttgactggtccacaactctcgtagtcctaaatgttttgagctaaaataatgaaaacaagggaaaatttgtgttggcatacctaataaaacCCCAAcccaaattatataattatatgcatttgAAACATCAAACACATGCATTCCCCTTAGATTAATTGAATAGAcaacattatttcttcttcacgCATGTGGATTTGTGTCTCATCTTGctagatcatcaagtcacgcactaatgccactagtcaagcttcttaattacattcccatgattctttCACgcccaatccttatgtcatcaagagtccctCGCACCTAAAGGAAtatggaatgatggagatcctaatggtgcaaatcctaaattggAATATTAGGGCTTCTCAGATGATCAGCGGATGAatattttggaggaaagagggaacaataacaatcgaggcatgcccaaatattttgattcaggatttgcaccattggaacTCCATCCTtctttgttcctctaggcacgaggactcttaATGATGCAAGGTTTGGCGTAAAGAATCCTCAAAttacaattaacaagcttcaATTTGATGGCATTGggccttagcttgatgatcaagcaagagatgtaaatccacgtgCGTAAGTGAGAagtcatgttgttttttattaatccaagtgtaaatCAAGTTCAATTTGAgctctttgatgtttgaaatgtagataatgaagtaatttgggtccgAGTGTTTTCGGGTAGGCCTACGTGATTTTaccattatttttgttaagctggctcatataaggttgttgcccagtcaactcctctcttgtctttatttgactttagtttattcatcattctttacttttttcttcatACTTATCTTCtagtttattcttcttatagaataaGGCTTCAAGTTATgagttctttcaagaactttgtggacttatcaacactcgctAGCGGCATAGACTCTATCCCTCATGCCATTCCtctctcttgtgttctttgtctaccattgtgtttaaatcaattccatttgatccttacacttagctgtatggaagagaacaaagaaattgtgatttctttccttatcggatctaaaatcctacctatattctcgttttgtttgtttattttgcgTATGTCTTTTTAATCtctatgatggtttggttttacttggggagcataaatatGATTATTGAGTGAAAGCTCATGGGCGGTAATCATAGGCACTAATCCAATGCTTCAacgaatgcaaagaaagaaaactagtTGATCGAGAATGCGATATCATTCTTAGAATGATcgtggatgaatcttttggatgAAAGAGGGAATGACGAGAACTGAGGCACACccagatattttttattcatgatttgcaccattgggatctccatgaTTCCTTGCTCCTCTGGGGCGAGGACTCataatgacacaaggattgacTTAAGGAATTATGGGAGTGCAATTAACAAGTTTGATAGGTGGCATTAGGGATTAGcttaatgatcaagcaagGCGAGAACTCATGTTGTCTTCCATAGATTGATATGAGCGTGTCTATCTTGTGCCAAATTCGCATTCAATGTTGATGTTTTCACCAAGGATCtttcacctaatcaagcaaagatACTCTAACTCCCGAATGGACACTcgaataacttgtacttaagtcCCTTAAttgtaaagaattaaaagtacatttaacataaacataagtttaagttaaactaagtttgtaaaaataccaagccttcacttgataaattcactaGGTTTATTAAGaacaacaaaataacaataagactaggaatataactcctaaactaaaataataacttaaaacaagactctaacaattaaaagacttctttaaatgaacaaatacttcCGAAATTCGTCCATACCGTAGTCCATACAATAAACATGAGAATTCAACTTAAGTAACATGTGATATGCGGcccattcttgagtattggactccgaatagcttgacttgatcatgcctccatatgttggattaagttgataagagCATCTTGAGGCCCATTATCTAGATTAAGCCCGTTTCACTTGGACTTTGTATAGGACTAGGATTCGTAGTGGAAATTGGATTCCTTTcattgcttgaactcctaatatcatcggAACTCCTTACTTTgggttaggattcctagtggaattaggactctttgttgaagtagaattccttgagcaagtaggacttgcatcattagcttttCTTGTTAGAGTAGAATTCCTTgggctacatgggttctcatcacaaatattcttattcatgatttacggcattaggatctccatgaTTCCTTGCTCCTTTAAGAATGAGGACTCacgatgacataaggattggcataaggaaacATGGGAGTGCAATTGACAACCTTGACCTAGGTGGCATTGGGGAttaacttgatgatcaagcaagatgagacataaatccacgtATCGAAGGCAAAACtcatgttattttcaattaatccaagcataatactaGCTAGAAATTCAAAGCGGTCTAATGTCCGAAATACATATAGCAGAGTAATTTGTGTCGAAGTGTTTTAGATAGGCCCATGcaaatttacccttatttttattaaggccggctaataaaattttggactACGAAATTTTTACCGGTCAACTCatcttgttcttgatttgactttagtttatctatctttttgtatttattattcacATTTAGCATCTAGTTCCTTCTTAACATAGAAtaagggcttttgcactataaaatCCATATGCAAGCTGAATACTTGAGgttaatgagcatattatttcagttttctaccttgcgagAAATACAAGTTATGggtttttgaagaaatttttggACTTAATCAACGATTACGCTAgagagcatagacttatcctcACGTCcatcctttctcttgtgttctttgtctacccttgtgtttaattcAATTCCATTTAATCGTTCAATTAGCCATATGGAGAGAGAACAAGAGGTTATGATtactttccttatcggatttGAAATCCTAgatattctcattttctttttgtttattttgtctctttctttctaatctctatctattATGATagtttggttctatttgggaGCATAAACCACGAGTGTTGAATGAAAGCGTGGGCgtcaatcataggcaccaatctaATGCTTTGACGAAttcgaagaaagaaaattagttgatcgtgtattgatatcattttttgAATGATCGCAGTgtagtcttttggaggaaagagagCAGCGAGAATAAAGGTCCGCCTAAATTGATACAAACatggctaacttgtgccaaacccatattcaatgttgatgccTTCACCAAGGATCATTCATCCCCGATCGGGcaaagaaactctaactcccaaaGGACCTTTAAATAACTtatacttaagaaccttaattataaggAATTAAAGGCTATTTAACTCTATGGATTTCTGCCATTATCCATTGATAAGgctaattttgaaggcaagcaaaagttgaatttgttaaaagcttaCACGAGAAGATGCACGCTCGAATAGAAGAGAAGTCaataatatgaaaagcaaCATAATATGGGGAGAAGAAAGTTGTATTTGGGTCGGGTGGTGagtttgggtgcatttgaggaaggaaagatttccaagCCAAAGGAAGTTTAAGTTAGCGCTCGGAGGGGATGGGCCATTCGAAGtccttgaaagaattaatgacaatgcctacaagctagATTTGCCAAGTGAGTATAGCAATATGAATGCTTCTTTTAATATTgctgatctttctttatttgatgtaggtgataaAGTTACAATGAGGGCTAATTGAAGGCGAATCCTTATAAGGAGAGAGGAAATGATGCAACAAAGACAAGaactacaaatgatcctttaagctctcagggaggtccaatgacaagatccaagtccaaaggATACAacaagctttgttgggcttaattaaagatatttatagtgttcaaacacaataAGGCTCAACCCAAGgcttaggattgcaaaaaaaGACCAatatcatcaatttagtgcaataagtttgatCTGAACTCAAAGGtccaatataaaataatttaaagcctttttattttcattttaataggttttcttaagttaGGATTTGATTAAAATGGAGTTACATAACggatgcacatgattagttgtcatttgggatttacaaaatgagtgtcatcaatgtaaaaataaccacttttaatgagttttaatggAGACTAAAGGGGAAAACGTGGGAAAGCGCAAAAGACATCTATTTAGTGTTCTGTCTtcttttggctataaatatcagaactagatttatttataaaaatcaattgatgaatgataatctttatttgctatttgtgagtgtttttgcttaagttcttgc is a window encoding:
- the LOC125369551 gene encoding uncharacterized protein LOC125369551 produces the protein MDFIETFPYMIKYKEGKENVVADVLSRRYALLNTLNSKLLGLGFIKELYLNYNDFGIVFNTCANGAAFNDFYVFDGYLYKKNRLCISSCSMYEILVKEAHAGGLIGHFRVHKTYDILIEHFISPCMKRDVNNMCGRCIVGLKTKSKLQPYRLYTPLPIPDVPCTNLSVNFGILRLHGVPRTIDLLPYVEFAYSRVVHRTTHYSPFKIVYGFNPLTLIDIVPLPLNKLVSVNGSSKADLVKGLHE